GTGTCTGCCGATCGGTGGCCGTTGGGTAGATGGTTGGCGGTCTTGCCGGTCCGTGCTGTGGGTGGTTGAGCTGCGTGACGGTCGGGAGGTGGCCGTTGGGTAGATGGTTGGCCCGCCGAGCCGGGCCCTGGAGGTGGCTGAGCTGCGGAGCGGACCCACCGGGCAGAGACCGTGCCCAAGGCCAACCCGATCAGGGTGCAACCCACCACTCCTCCGGGCGTTTTCGCCCTCATCAGGTGATACTCGAAGCGTGAGAGGCTTGAACCTGCACTTCCTCGGCCACGCGACGACGCGAGTGGAGCTCGGTGGACGGGTGGTGCTGACGGACCCGGTGCTCACAAAGCGTGTCGGGCCGTTGACGCGAGTGGTGCCGTTGCCCGATTCGTCGGCTTGGGCTGAAGTGGACACCGTCCTCGTCTCTCACCTGCATGGGGACCACCTGCACCTCCCCTCGCTGCGGCTGCTCAGCAGGGCGCGGATCGTCGTCCCGAGGGGCGCCGGCGCGTGGCTGAGGAAGCATGGAGTCCACAACGTCGAAGAGATCGCCCCCGGAGAAACCATCCAGGACGGCGCCCTCCACATCACCGCGACGGAAGCCATCCACTCCGGCCACCGTTGGGGACCGCGGCTCACCCACGGGCCGCAGAGCCCGGCGCTCGGTCACCTCCTCGAGGCGGACGGCACCAGGGTCTACTCGGCCGGAGACACCGACCTCTTCGAAGGCATGAAGCAGCTCGGCCCCGTCGACGTCGCCCTGCTCCCCGTCTGGGGATGGGGCCCCAACCTCGGTCCCGGGCACCTCACGCCGGAGCGAGCCGCCGTGGCTGCAGGGTTGCTCAAAGCCGCAGCAGTCGTCCCCGTCCATTGGGGCACGCTGGCCGTCCCCGGGATCCACTTGACGAAGCAGATGAAGAAGCTCCTCGTAGAACCGCCGGAAACGTTCGCCGAGCACGTGGTCGAAGCCGGCCTGCCGACGGACGTCCTGATCACGCGGCCCGGTGCCGAAGTGACCTTGCCCGCCCCCGAGGAACGGGCGTGAACTGGGCGGACCCGTCGGCCATCGGCTACCCGGCGCTGTTCGGCGGGGTCCTGCTGGGGTCGGTGATCCCGATCGTGCCGACGGGAGCGCTCGTGGGGGCGGCGGCGGCGGTCGCGACGACGACGGATCACCTCTCACTCCCCCTGGTCATCCTGCTGGCGATCGCCGGCGCCTACCTCGGGGACGTGCTGACGTTCGCCGTGCCCAGGTTCGGCAGCGAGCCGCTGCTGCGCTGGGTGGAGAAGCGCCAGCAAGCGGAAAGACTGGCCAAGGGCCGGGAGCAGTTCGCGCACCGGGGCTGGCAGCTCGTCGTCATCGGAAGGCTCGTGCCGGCCGGGCGCATCCCGGTACTGCTCGCCGCCGGGACGCTGGGGTACCCGTGGCGCAAGCTGCTGCCGGCGGGGCTCGTGGCCTGTGTGTTGTGGGCCGTTGCCTATTCTCTGCTCGGCATCCTGAGCGGCGGCATCTTCGATTCGCCGTTGATCGCCACGCTGCTGGCCACCGTGCTCGTGCTGCTGGTGACCGTGTTGTTGACGGTGATCAGCAAGCTGCGTGCGCGGGCAGCCGAACGGACTGGAGGACATCAGTGACGACACCCGCTCCGTCGAAGGGGCGCCTGCTGGGCGGCGGCCGGGTCGTCGCCCGCGTGGTGCTGGTGTGGGCCGCGGTGACGGGCGCGTTGCGGCTGCTCGACATGTGGCTCGACGGGTTCAGCATGCAGTCGTGGTGGCAGCCCACCGTGTGCGCGCTGATCCTCGGGCTGCTCACGTCCGTGGTGTGGCCGTGGGTGGTGCGGGTCGCGTGGCCGATCGCGTACTTCACGCTCGGCGTGGGCACGTACCTGCTGCTGGGCGCGGCGACGTTGGCGATCCTGCAGGCTGTGCCGGGCGTCGAGCTGAACGACTTCGGTGCGGCGGTGATCATCACGGTCGTGATGTCGGCTGTGGGCGCGCTGATCTCGAGCGCGCTCGCCGTGGACGAGGACGAGATCTTCTTCCGCCGGGCCGCGCGCCGCCGGCGCAAGCACGCGCCCGGTGAGCACCTCGCCGAGGAGCCACCCGGCGTCGTCTTCCTGCAGATCGACGGGCTGGGCTACGACACCGTGCGCCGCGCTGTGCGCGACGGGGACATGCCGACATTCGCCGCGTGGCTGTCCGAGGGCACGCATTCGCTCACGCGCTGGCACACCGACTGGAGCTCGCAAACCGGCGCCAGCGTGTGCGGCATCCTGCACGGCTCCAACCACGACATCCTCGGGTTCCGCTGGTACGAGAAGGACCGCGACCACGTGATGGCGTGCGCGCACCCGAGTGACGCGGCCGAGATCGAGCGCCGCCACACCAACGGGGGCGGCCTGCTCGCGGGTGACGGCGCCAGCCACGGCAACCTGTTCTCCGGCGACGCCGAGCACGTGAGCCTCACGATGAGCTCCATCCCGGTCCTGGTGCCGCGCAAGGTCCGCGGCCCGCGCCACGACTCCGTCGGCGCCGGCTACCGCGCGTACTTCGCGAACCCGGTCAACGTGCTGCGGACGTTCGGCGTGGCCCTCATCGACGTCTTCCGCGAGCTGTCCGCGGCCGCCAAGCAGCGTCGCGCCGGCGTGGTGCCGCGGATCCCGCGCGGCGGCTTCTACCCGCTCGCGCGCCCGGGCACCACGGTGATCGCGCGCGACGTGGTCGTCTCCGCGATCATCGGCGACATGCTGGCGGGCCGGCCAGTGGTGTACGCGGACTTCCTCGGCTACGACGAGGTGGCGCACCACTCCGGCATCGAGCGGTTCGACACCCTCGAGGTGCTGCGCTCGATCGACCAGCAGTTCGCGCGGCTGCTGCGCACGAGCCGCATCGCACCGCGGCGCTACCACATCGTCGGGCTGTCGGACCACGGCCAGACCCAGGGCCAGGCGTTCGTCGACCGCTTCGGCGAGACGATGGAAGCCCTGGTCGGACGCCTGTGCGGCGGCGCTCCGGTGGCCGAGCACGGCAAACGCCGGCAGGCCGAGAGCTGGCAGGTCAACGCGGCGCTCGCCGAGGCGACCACCACCGGCGGCCTGATCGCGCGCCGGCTGCGCTCGCGCGTCGAGGACGCCGAGTGCGCGGAGAACCGGCCGCGCACCACGAGCGGCTCGCCCGGCGAGGTCACGCGCGTGGCGCCCGGCGTGGTCTGCGTGGTGTCCGGGCACCTGGCGATGGTGTCGTTCACCGAGCACGAGGGCCGTGTGGACCTGGAGACGATCGAGCGCGAGTACCCGAACCTGCTGCCGACGCTGGTCGACCACGACGGCGTCGGGTTCATGCTGGTGCACAGCTCGGAGTTCGGCCCGGTCGTCCTCGGCCGCGACGGCTTGAAGCGCCTCGCCACGGGCGTCGTGATCGGCGAGGACCCGCTGGCGGACTACGGCCCGTACGCCGACGAGCTGGTGAAGCGCGTCGACACGTTCCCGCACTGCGCGGACGTCATGATCAACAGCCGCTACGACCCGGAGTCGGACCAGTCGTCGCCGTTCGAGCGGCACGTCGGGTCTCACGGCGCCCTCGGCGGCCCGCAGCAGCGCGGCTTCATCCTGCACCCGCGCTCGTTCCCGGCGCCCGGCGAACCCGTCGGGGCGGAGGCGGTGCACCACGTTTTCAAGGACTGGCTGACGTTCCTGGGTCACGGGGTGCCCGCTTCGTCTGCTTCGGTTGCTGTTTCGGAGGTGGCTTCATGATCGTGTACGGCGCGAGCTGGTGCCCGGACGTCAAACGCAGCCGTGCGCTGCTCGACTCCCGCGGCGTGGCGTACGACTACGTGGACGTCGAGGCGGACCCGACCGCCGAGGCACTGGTGCGCTCCCTGCAAGACGGCGCGCGCCGCATCCCCACCATCGTCTTCGGCGACGGCACTCACCTGGTCGAGCCGAGCGACGACGAACTCTCGGCGCGCCTGTGATCCTGCTGGACCTGCCGCTGGGCACCCGCGTCGTCGTCCGCTACCGCGTCGAAGGCGGCTTCACGGACGCCCTCGGCGAGCTGCGGGACCGCGATTCTTCCTCGTGCACAGTGGAAACGAAGCGTGGCCTCGTGGTGGTTCCGCTGTCCGAGGTTGTCGCGGCGAAGCCGGTGCCGCCCGCTCCGGAGCGCCGCCGTCCGAAATCGAGTGGCCCGCCGCCCGCCGACCTGTGACGACGATAGGTGCCCTTCAATCGGCAGACGGACCATAGCCACTCCCTCATAGAGACTTATCGTGGCTCAGCCCTCTCACACAACCGAACAACGCCTGCCAGCTACCGACGCATTAGCTACGGCTGACCGGCCCAGGTCGCCGCGACATCCAAACGAGCGGCGCAGTGCGCGCTAGCCCGTCAGCGCTATTTCTCAGCGTCGCGACGGATTTTTGGCCCCGCCGTGGCGCTCCGCCCACGTATGGCTGGGCCGCCGAGGACCCCGCTTCCACCGCAGCGTTGCCGCACCCTCGCACTCATTCCGTGCCGGGCAACAAGCCTCGCGCGAACAAACCCCCGCCCCTCCCTAAGGGGGCGTCCCACTGCCAGTCTATCAAGGGGGGCCGACAGAACTCATTGGTAACAAGGGAATCCGGCAGAACCTGTGGACAAGTGGCAGCGCTGTGGACAAGTGCGAATGCCGCTTGACAAGGATTTACAGAGGGTCAAGCCGCGGTGCCGTCGACGATATGCCGGCGATCTTCGGCACACTCAGGGTCGTCGAAGCTGTATGCGCGGCAGCTGAGCTTCAGGCGGGAGGCAACTCGCGTTCGCCGGCAAGGCTGAGTCGGTGAGGGCGTCTACGCGAACTGCGCGAGTGGCAGCCTCACGCGCCACCCGGCGGGTACACAAGACCACCACGGCACCCAAATCGCGAAAGAGCGCGCAAGCCCTGAATCAGCTCTCCCGCGCGAGAGCCGCCTCGATACCATCCAGCAGCAGATCCAACCCTGACTCCAGGCTCAGCCGCGCCTCCCGCTCAAGATAAGGCTCATCCGACGGAACGGACGGCTGCTCCGAACCCAGCTGCCCCACCAACGGATACCGCGAAACCAAGTCCGGCACCAGCTCCCCCAGCACCGAAGCCCGCGAGGACCACCAGTCCTCTTCAGACAGTCCGGTCTCGCGGGAGATCTGGCGTGACTCGGCGGCGATCTGAACCGAGCCGCGGACCGTGTTCAGCAGGGCGCCCACGAGCCACCGCACCCGGGCCGCGGGCAGGCCGGTCGCGAACAACACCCGCAGCACCAGTTGCTGCATCCGGAACTCCCCCGGCCCCAGTACCGGGCGGGCGTAGGAAACCTGCAGCAGCCAGGGGTGCCGCAGGTGGAAGTCCCAGAGCTCACGCGCCAGGGCGGCGATCGCGGAGCGCCAGCCGCCGGACAGGTCGTGGTCGTCGCGCAGCTCGGTGAGCGTCTGGTCGTACATGAGGTCGATGAGCTCGGTCTTGCCTGGCACATACGTGTACAACGCCATGGCCGTGCGGCCCAGACGCTCGCCCACCGCCCGCATGGACAGCGCGCCCATGCCCGAGACGTCGGCGATCTCCACGGCCGCCGCGACGATGGCGTCCACGCTCAGCCCGGGCTTGGGCCCCGGGCCGCCGCCTCGGGGCGCGACGTCCTTGCGCCACAGGAGCTCCATCGAGCGGCGGGCGTCCCCTTGCCCGGCGAAGACGACCACGAGGAACCCCCTGTGACGGCGACTCCTTACAGCATAAAGCCCGGGTCAGAAGCCGAGCGCGGTGACCGTCAGCACGTACTTGCCCTGCAGCAGTTCGCCGCGCATCTCCGGGGTGATGGCGTTCGACGTGTCGGTGTAGGTGCCCGGCGAAGCGGTCTGCACGGCGTACACGAAGTTGCTCACGCTCGGGTCCACGACGAGGCTGATCGTCGGCGTGAGCGTGGGCGAGAAGCGGTTCACGGCGCGCACGTACGTGAAAACCGAGTGCACGACGGTGTCGGCCGCGGCCGAGTCGGTGGCGCAGCCCGTGGCGGGCGCGGCGGGCAGGTCGGCGGTGGCGTCGTTGAACGCCGAGGCCACCGGGTTCGCCGTGGCGTTCGGGTTGGTGCCCATCTCGGCGACGATGGCCTCGACGCGGGAGTCCAGCGTGGCCGCGACGTCACCGACCACGGCGCACCGCAGCGGCGACGGCGGGATCGGCGCGATGGACGCGGAGGCGGGCACGGCGGCCGCCCCGAGGAGGGCCGGCGCGGCGATCAGCACGGACACGAGACGGCGGAGCGACACGGCGGGTTTCCCTTCCCCGGCAACCAGGACGAGTCACCCTAGCCAGCACCGCGCCGACCACGACATTCCCCGGTCGGGCGTCACACCACCGTGTGGCGCCCGACCGGTTCCACAATGGACTACAAAGACTGGATTACCCCGCTAGCTCGATCGCCAGCGCGGGACAGATCTGCGCCGCCTCGCGGACCTGGTCGTGCAGCTCCTCGGGCGGGTTCTCGTCCAGCAGCACGACGATGCCGTCGTCCTCGCGCTGGTCGAACACCTCCGGCGCGGCGAGCACGCACTGCCCCGCCCCGACGCACCGGTCCTGGTCGATGACCACCTTCATCTCAATCGTCCTTTCGCGGAAGTTTCACCAGGTCACGGGCAGCGAGTGCACGCCGTAGACCAGCATGTCGTTCTTGAAGTCCAGCTCCGCCAACGGCGCCGCCACCTTCAGCGTCGGGATCCGCCGGTAGAGCGTGCTGTAGACCACTTGCAGCTCGACGCGCGCGAGGGGCTGGCCGAGACACTGGTGCACGCCGTAGCCGAACGCCACGTGGTGGCGGGCCTTGCGCGTCACGTCGAGCTTGTCCGGGTCGGGGAAGGCCTCGGCGTCGCGGTTGGCGACGTCCGAAGCGGCGATGAGGCCGTCGCCCTTGCGGATCTGCTGCCCCGCGACCTCCAGGTCCTCCAGCGCGACGCGCCGGCGTCCTGTGTGGACGATCGTGAGGTAGCGCAGCAGCTCCTCCACGGCGTTGGCGATCAACGCCGGGTCGCCGTCGCGCACGAGGTCGAGCTGGTCCGGGTGTTCCAGCAGCGCCACGGTGCCGAGCGCGATCATGTTGGCCGTGGTCTCGTGGCCGGCCACGAGCAGGAGCTGGCCCATCGCGGCGACGTCGTCGGCCGTCATGGTCCCGGCGGCCACCTGCTCGGTCGCGAGGCGGCTCAGCACGTCGTCGCCCGGGTCCTTGAGCTTCTGCTCCACCAGCCGGCTCAGGTAGGCCAGCAGTTCCTCGATCGCGTCCAGCGACTGCTGCGGGGTCGCCTCCTGCGAGATCAGCACCTTGCTGAGGCGGTGGAACAGCTCGCGGTCTTCGTACGGCACACCGAGCAGCTCGCAGATCACCAGCGACGGCAGGGGAAGCGCGAAGGCCTGCACGAGGTCCGCGGGCTTCGGGCCGGCCAGCATGTCGTCGATCAGCTCGTCGACGATCTTCTGGATGTGCGGGCGCAGGCGCTCCACCTTCTTGACCATGAAGTCGGCGGTCAGCATCCGGCGCTGGGAAGCGTGGTCGGGGTCGTCCATGCTGATGAACGCCTTGGCGCGCTTGCGCCGGGCCGCGACGCCCGGCGACTGCGGCGGGTAGCCCGGCAGGTCGCTGTCGGCGCTGACGCGCGAGTCGCGAAGCAGCGCGCGGACGTCTTCGTAGCGCGTGAACAGCCAGGGCTCGCTGCCGTCCCAGATCCGGACGCGGGACACCGGCTCGTCGTGCAGCCGCCGCTCGAGCTCGGGCGGCGGGTCGAACGGGCACCGCCCGCGCGACATCGGGAACTCGGGCTCACGAGCGTCGGACTCGACTCGAGGCGAGGACGAGAGGGCCTCCGTCATCGAAAATTCCTCCTACGGAGAGTTACCAAACGATTGTTCTGATACTTACTGAACAAATGTTAGGCAATCTGGTGGAGAGTTGCCCAGCTTCCTGCACAAGATCACCGGGACGGCCGAGAGCAGCCGGGTGAAAACGGGAGAAAACGCCCGTGAGTCAACCGAAAACGAGCGAAACGAGCTCATCGACGAACGGCAGGACGGAGTCGGCGCCGCCCCGCGAGGGCGAGTTGTGGAACAGCGCGACGCGGCCGTGAGCGCCGACGAACGCGATCACGCCGGCCCGCTCGGCGGGCACTCTGAGCGAGAAGCCCGCGGCGTCGCAGCGCGCGAAGCCGGTCGTGAGCAGTTCGATGAGATCGGGCAACGGTCCCTGCGGATGCGCGTCGGGGGTCGCGCGGGTGGCGCCGTTGGCCATCATCAGCCGGTGGTGGCCGGGGTTGTCCATGGCGAAGCGGCAGTATGCGTGGATCAGCGCGCGCACGCGGCCGACGACGTCGGCCGGATCCTCGCCCGCCTCGGCCACTTCCATCGCGGCGCGCAGCCGCGCGAACTCGTAGTCGAGCAAGCCCGCGACGAGGGCGGAACGGTCCGTGAAGTGCTGGTAGATGCTCGCCGGCGCGATGCCGACCGCGCGGGCGACGCCGCGGATCGTCAGGCCGTCCTCACCGCCGAGCTCGGACAGCAGCCGGCTGGCCGCGTCGAGGATCTCCCCGCGCAGCCGGTCGCCCTCGCCCCACCTGTTCCGGGTGCGCCCGGCGCTGACCTCGACTTCTTCCGGCACGTGCCCATTCTTACCGTTTGACCTGCCCGGGCGTCGGATGGGCCGCCTCGTTTCGTCGTCGACCCGTCATCTGTGGTTCACCCCGGCAGGCCGGACATCTCGATATTTTTTTCCTGGTGGACGAGCAGGAGTGGCTGGACGACTTCCAGCGGCGTGTGGACGACATGCGCGCGAAAAGCGTTGCATTGCAAGAAAAGCTCACCGAGGCCGAAGGCAAGGCGCGTTCGTCGGACGGACTGGTCACGGTCACCGTCAGCCCCAACGGCGCGCTGAAGAACCTGCACATCGACGACCGGGCGCTGCGTTCGTCCGGCGGAG
The sequence above is a segment of the Amycolatopsis sp. 2-15 genome. Coding sequences within it:
- a CDS encoding MBL fold metallo-hydrolase produces the protein MRGLNLHFLGHATTRVELGGRVVLTDPVLTKRVGPLTRVVPLPDSSAWAEVDTVLVSHLHGDHLHLPSLRLLSRARIVVPRGAGAWLRKHGVHNVEEIAPGETIQDGALHITATEAIHSGHRWGPRLTHGPQSPALGHLLEADGTRVYSAGDTDLFEGMKQLGPVDVALLPVWGWGPNLGPGHLTPERAAVAAGLLKAAAVVPVHWGTLAVPGIHLTKQMKKLLVEPPETFAEHVVEAGLPTDVLITRPGAEVTLPAPEERA
- a CDS encoding DedA family protein, which encodes MNWADPSAIGYPALFGGVLLGSVIPIVPTGALVGAAAAVATTTDHLSLPLVILLAIAGAYLGDVLTFAVPRFGSEPLLRWVEKRQQAERLAKGREQFAHRGWQLVVIGRLVPAGRIPVLLAAGTLGYPWRKLLPAGLVACVLWAVAYSLLGILSGGIFDSPLIATLLATVLVLLVTVLLTVISKLRARAAERTGGHQ
- a CDS encoding phage holin family protein; this translates as MTTPAPSKGRLLGGGRVVARVVLVWAAVTGALRLLDMWLDGFSMQSWWQPTVCALILGLLTSVVWPWVVRVAWPIAYFTLGVGTYLLLGAATLAILQAVPGVELNDFGAAVIITVVMSAVGALISSALAVDEDEIFFRRAARRRRKHAPGEHLAEEPPGVVFLQIDGLGYDTVRRAVRDGDMPTFAAWLSEGTHSLTRWHTDWSSQTGASVCGILHGSNHDILGFRWYEKDRDHVMACAHPSDAAEIERRHTNGGGLLAGDGASHGNLFSGDAEHVSLTMSSIPVLVPRKVRGPRHDSVGAGYRAYFANPVNVLRTFGVALIDVFRELSAAAKQRRAGVVPRIPRGGFYPLARPGTTVIARDVVVSAIIGDMLAGRPVVYADFLGYDEVAHHSGIERFDTLEVLRSIDQQFARLLRTSRIAPRRYHIVGLSDHGQTQGQAFVDRFGETMEALVGRLCGGAPVAEHGKRRQAESWQVNAALAEATTTGGLIARRLRSRVEDAECAENRPRTTSGSPGEVTRVAPGVVCVVSGHLAMVSFTEHEGRVDLETIEREYPNLLPTLVDHDGVGFMLVHSSEFGPVVLGRDGLKRLATGVVIGEDPLADYGPYADELVKRVDTFPHCADVMINSRYDPESDQSSPFERHVGSHGALGGPQQRGFILHPRSFPAPGEPVGAEAVHHVFKDWLTFLGHGVPASSASVAVSEVAS
- a CDS encoding glutaredoxin family protein translates to MIVYGASWCPDVKRSRALLDSRGVAYDYVDVEADPTAEALVRSLQDGARRIPTIVFGDGTHLVEPSDDELSARL
- a CDS encoding putative acetyltransferase, encoding MILLDLPLGTRVVVRYRVEGGFTDALGELRDRDSSSCTVETKRGLVVVPLSEVVAAKPVPPAPERRRPKSSGPPPADL
- a CDS encoding TetR/AcrR family transcriptional regulator C-terminal domain-containing protein gives rise to the protein MVVFAGQGDARRSMELLWRKDVAPRGGGPGPKPGLSVDAIVAAAVEIADVSGMGALSMRAVGERLGRTAMALYTYVPGKTELIDLMYDQTLTELRDDHDLSGGWRSAIAALARELWDFHLRHPWLLQVSYARPVLGPGEFRMQQLVLRVLFATGLPAARVRWLVGALLNTVRGSVQIAAESRQISRETGLSEEDWWSSRASVLGELVPDLVSRYPLVGQLGSEQPSVPSDEPYLEREARLSLESGLDLLLDGIEAALARES
- a CDS encoding ferredoxin, with product MKVVIDQDRCVGAGQCVLAAPEVFDQREDDGIVVLLDENPPEELHDQVREAAQICPALAIELAG
- a CDS encoding cytochrome P450 produces the protein MTEALSSSPRVESDAREPEFPMSRGRCPFDPPPELERRLHDEPVSRVRIWDGSEPWLFTRYEDVRALLRDSRVSADSDLPGYPPQSPGVAARRKRAKAFISMDDPDHASQRRMLTADFMVKKVERLRPHIQKIVDELIDDMLAGPKPADLVQAFALPLPSLVICELLGVPYEDRELFHRLSKVLISQEATPQQSLDAIEELLAYLSRLVEQKLKDPGDDVLSRLATEQVAAGTMTADDVAAMGQLLLVAGHETTANMIALGTVALLEHPDQLDLVRDGDPALIANAVEELLRYLTIVHTGRRRVALEDLEVAGQQIRKGDGLIAASDVANRDAEAFPDPDKLDVTRKARHHVAFGYGVHQCLGQPLARVELQVVYSTLYRRIPTLKVAAPLAELDFKNDMLVYGVHSLPVTW
- a CDS encoding TetR/AcrR family transcriptional regulator, which translates into the protein MPEEVEVSAGRTRNRWGEGDRLRGEILDAASRLLSELGGEDGLTIRGVARAVGIAPASIYQHFTDRSALVAGLLDYEFARLRAAMEVAEAGEDPADVVGRVRALIHAYCRFAMDNPGHHRLMMANGATRATPDAHPQGPLPDLIELLTTGFARCDAAGFSLRVPAERAGVIAFVGAHGRVALFHNSPSRGGADSVLPFVDELVSLVFG